Proteins encoded in a region of the Bombiscardovia apis genome:
- the rsfS gene encoding ribosome silencing factor gives MPALESSIDAVRVAAKAANEAKAIDIIAFDVSETLFITDAFLVASGDNERQVLSIADKVERELQVQLGLKPSAREGVEEARWILLDYSDFVVHIMHKESRKFYDMERLWKDSVPIDLQLEHPLFSQSTESNGEIAPASE, from the coding sequence GTGCCAGCACTAGAAAGTTCTATTGACGCTGTACGAGTGGCTGCAAAGGCTGCAAATGAAGCGAAGGCGATTGATATTATCGCTTTCGATGTGAGTGAAACACTGTTTATAACAGACGCATTTTTGGTTGCCAGTGGTGACAATGAACGTCAGGTTCTTTCAATTGCGGACAAAGTCGAGCGCGAGCTCCAAGTTCAACTTGGTCTTAAGCCATCTGCACGCGAGGGAGTTGAAGAAGCCCGCTGGATTCTGCTTGATTATTCTGATTTCGTGGTTCATATCATGCACAAGGAATCTCGTAAGTTCTACGATATGGAGCGCCTCTGGAAAGACAGTGTGCCCATTGACTTGCAGCTTGAGCATCCTCTCTTCTCTCAGAGTACAGAGTCTAATGGGGAGATCGCACCGGCATCCGAATGA
- a CDS encoding histidine phosphatase family protein — protein MAMTEHHARSIVMVRHGQTAYNAAHRMQGQTDIALNDVGRWQAARTAHALRAEYVDPFPERRQLVVASNLSRAFSTAQAFASPLGLEVYPDERVRERNFGEWEGITPEQVQERWPEDYRLWMLSAGGELKHGAESKVAVGRRGLQALEDWIAKADEQTDLFIFSHGSWIAQTIQALMGLTQVHEENASLGSVRNAHWAHFVPRFVAEEGIRWALLDYNRGPVIARVVDWNNPGNEMLRQ, from the coding sequence ATGGCTATGACAGAACACCATGCACGTAGTATTGTCATGGTGCGACATGGCCAAACTGCCTACAATGCAGCTCACCGTATGCAAGGCCAAACTGATATTGCTCTCAACGATGTCGGCCGGTGGCAGGCAGCGCGAACCGCTCATGCTTTGCGCGCAGAATACGTTGATCCCTTTCCGGAGCGTCGGCAGCTTGTCGTGGCTTCTAATTTGTCTCGGGCGTTCTCTACTGCGCAGGCTTTCGCCAGTCCTTTGGGCTTAGAAGTCTATCCAGATGAACGGGTTCGCGAGCGCAATTTTGGTGAATGGGAGGGCATCACTCCCGAGCAGGTTCAGGAGCGCTGGCCTGAGGATTACCGGTTGTGGATGCTGTCTGCTGGGGGAGAGCTGAAACACGGGGCGGAGTCTAAAGTTGCTGTCGGTAGACGTGGTCTTCAAGCCTTGGAAGATTGGATTGCCAAGGCAGACGAGCAAACAGATTTGTTTATCTTCTCGCACGGTTCTTGGATTGCCCAGACTATCCAAGCGCTTATGGGGCTCACGCAGGTTCACGAGGAAAACGCGAGTTTAGGGTCGGTGCGCAACGCTCACTGGGCCCACTTCGTACCAAGGTTTGTAGCAGAAGAGGGCATTCGCTGGGCTTTACTCGACTACAATCGAGGACCAGTCATTGCTCGTGTAGTGGATTGGAACAATCCTGGCAACGAAATGCTCCGGCAGTAA